CGAGAATGTGCCTCTGACGCAGTACACAGTAAAAACCATTACCGACTACTCCGTTCTAGAACAAGATATCGAAGAAGCGAAGATCCAAGGCTATGCGATTGACGATGAAGAGTTTCTTCCAGGTTTGGTGTGTATCGCGGTACTCATCCCATCACCAACCGGTCAATCCAACCTTGGTTTAGCAATTCAAGCACCTGTGATTCGAGTGAAGCCAGATGAAGCGATTAAGTTTTTGCCTGCACTACAAAAAGCGGCGAAAGCATTAGCGAAAATCGAAGCGGACAACTGGGGCCAACAATAAATAGTTTGAGGCTATCTGGCTCCTCGTCAGCGGTAAGTTCACTCACTAGGTCAACACGTGTTAAGTAATCATCAATAAGGAACCACAATGCTCAAAATCAACAACAAGCAATTACTCTCTTTTATGGTGACAGAAGCAGATAACGCGGTTGCGGTCACCAATCCAGCAACCGGTGAGCTCATTGGCTATGCGCCAATCTCTACCGAGGTGGAGCTAGATAAAGCTATCAAGCGTGCAAATATCGCGCAGAAAGAGTGGGCAAAAGTTCCAGCCAAAACTCGCGCTGCGCTGCTTAATAATTGGTATAAGTTGATCCTTGAAAACAAAGATGACCTTGCTCGCTTGATGACCATGGAACAAGGTAAACCGTTGGCAGAAGCGACTGGCGAAGTGGTTTACGGAGCAAGCTTTATTGAGTGGTTCGCCGAAGAAGCCAAGCGCACCTACGGCGATTCGATCCCTAGTACTGCGGCAGATAAACGCTTAGTCACCATCAAACAACCGATTGGGGTAGCCTGTGCCATCACGCCATGGAACTTTCCCGTTGCAATGATCACCCGTAAAGCAGCGCCTGCGTTAGCGGCTGGCTGTAGCTTCATTGTGAAACCTTCTGACGAGACACCACTTTCTGCGTTTGCGGTCGTTAAACTGGCTTACCAAGCTGGAATCCCTGAAGACCTTATTCAAGTGGTTTTAGGTAACAGTCCGGAACAAATCGGCGAACTGTTTACCTCTCACCCATTAATCAAAAAGATCTCATTTACCGGCTCTACCCGTGTTGGCAGCATCTTGATGGCGCAAGCCGCCAAAGGCATCAAACGCACTTCAATGGAACTTGGCGGCAACGCACCCTTTATTGTGTTTGATGACGCAGACATCGACGCTGCCGTGCAAGGTGCAATGGCATCTAAGTTCCGTAATGCAGGGCAAACTTGTGTTTGTGCTAACCGCTTCTATATCCACAGTAAAGTACACGATGAATTTGTAGCTAAGTTCGACCAAGCAGTACAACAGCTTAAGGTCGGAAATGGCTTAGATGAAGGCGTCAATATCGGCCCAGTCATCAGTGAAAGAGCAAAGCAAAATATCCAAAGCTTAATTGACCGAGCGATTGAGCAAGGTGCACAGCCTGTTACACCAACTCAATTACTCGATGGCCAGTTTATTCAACCCGTCATTCTTAAAGACGTGAAACATGACATGGACATCGTTCAACAAGAGATCTTTGGCCCTGTCGCTCCAGTTATGAAGTTCGACAGTGATGAAGAACTCATCGAGATGGCGAACGATACGATTTATGGTTTAGCGTCTTACTTCTACAGCCAGAATATTCACCGGGTGTGGAAGGTAGCAGAAGCGCTTGAATACGGTATGGTTGGCATCAATGACGGCTTGATCTCTACTGAAGTAGCACCGTTTGGTGGGGTGAAACAGTCGGGCATTGGTCGTGAAGGGGCAAAAGAAGGCATCGATGAGTACATGGATATTAAGTATCTATGCTTCGGTGGAAATTAAGGCTTCGGTGGAAACTAGGCTTTTCTCCTCAACCCCTCTGAAAACGAAAGCAAAAAAAAGCCGCGCTATACTGCGCGGCACCTTGGGCTCGGTTAAGGGGGGTTACTTTTATCGTTATTATTCTTTTCTTTCTTATTATCCGGTTGTTTAGCTATTTAAGTGATTTGAGTTTCAAGCGCATAGCGTGGAGTACTGGCTCGGTATAACCGCTTGGCTGAGCACAGCCTTCAAACACCAGCTGACACGCTGCAGAAAACGCAATGCTGTTTTCAAAATTAGGCGCCATATTCTGGTAGCTTGGATCCCCAGCGTTTTGCTCATCAACAACAGCAGCCATGCGCTTCATCGTTTTCATCACTTGGGCTTCATCGCAAATGCCATGGCGTAACCAGTTTGCAATGTGCTGGCTCGAAATACGCAGTGTGGCACGGTCTTCCATAAGTCCTACGTTATTAATATCAGGAACTTTCGAACAACCTACACCTTGGTCAATCCAACGCACTACGTAACCTAGAATGCCTTGCGTGTTGTTATCCAATTCATTTTGAATATCTTGTGCAGTCAGCTTTTGATTACCCAGCAGAGGAATAGTAAGGATATCGTCAACGTTCGCTCTCACACGCTCGCGTAGCTCTTTTTGGCGACTTGGAACACTGACCTTGTGGTAGTGCAATGCGTGCAAAGTAGCCGCGGTTGGCGAAGGAACCCAAGCGGTATTAGCACCCGCTTGTGGGTGGCCAATTTTGGCATCCATCATCTTCGCCATGTTGTCTGGTTCTGGCCACATACCTTTACCAATTTGGGCTTTACCTTGCAGGCCACAAGCTAAGCCCAGATCAACGTTTTGATCTTCGTAAGCGCCAATCCATGTCATGGTTTTAAGTTGCGTTTTAGGAGCAAATGGACCCGCTTCCATACTCGTATGAATCTCGTCACCCGTTCGGTCCAAGAAACCTGTGTTGATGAACACAACACGATCTTTAGCGGCGCGGATACACTCTTTCAAGTTCACAGAGGTACGGCGCTCTTCATCCATAATTCCAACTTTGATAGTAAAGCGTTCTAAACCTAATGCGTCTTCAATGCGACCAAAAAGCTCATTGGTAAATGCCACTTCTTCAGGGCCATGCATCTTAGGTTTTACGATATTTATGCTGTTAGCGGTCGAGTTTTGGTAAGCACTGTTACCTTTCAAATCGTGCATAGCGATAAGTGAAGTAATCATGCCATCCATGATGCCTTCAGGGACTTCATTCCCTTCATCATCAATGATCGCTGGGTTCGTCATTAAATGACCAACATTACGAACAAACAACATGCTTCGACCTTTAAGCGAGATCTCACCACCCGTTACGCTGGTGTATTGGCGATCTGGATTCAGGCTACGAACAATGGTCTTGCCATTTTTTTCTAGCGACTCTTGTAGGTCACCTTTCATCAAGCCTAACCAGTTACGGTAAGCCAGTGCCTTATCTTCACCATCAACAGCGGCAACTGAGTCTTCGCAATCCATAATGGTCGTTAGTGCAGCTTCCACCAGCACATCTTTAATACCGGCTGCATCTACGCTGCCGATTGGCGCACTAGGATCGATTTGAATTTCGATATGAAGGTTATTATGTTTAAGCAGGATACAAGACGGCGCACTAGCGTCACCTTGATAACCAATAAATTGATTGCGGTCGATTAGCGTGACTTCTTCGCCGTTATCGAGAGTCGCCGTAAGCGTGTTGCCGATGCTCACGTTGCTGATGCTGTATTTAGTCACGTCTTTATGAGAAACGCCATTGAGCGGTGCGGCATCATCAAGGAAACCACGAGCATAGCTCACCACTTTGGCACCACGTACTGGGTTAAAGCTACCGCCTTTCTCTGCGCCATCACTCTCGCTGATCACGTCTGTGCCGTAGAGCGCATCATATAGACTACCCCAGCGCGCGTTTGCTGCGTTAAGTGCAAATCGCGCGTTCATGATAGGCACTACAAGCTGCGGCCCAGCTTGAGTTGCGATTTCAGGCTCAACATTGGCAGTCGTTACTTGGAAATCATCGCCTTCAGGTACTAGGTAGCCGATCTGCTGTAGGAACTGTTTATATTCTGCAGCATCCAGAGTTTGACCAGCACGCTCTTGGTGCCATACATCGATTTGATGTTGGAGATCTTCACGCTTGATAAGCAATGCACGATTCTTTGGTGCCAGATCTTTGAGGATGGTTGCAAATGACTGCCAGAAGTCTTCTGCAAGAATACCCGTGCCAGGGATGATCTGTTCATTAACTAGTTGGTAGAGGGTGCTATCTATGTTCAAGCTTCCCTGTTGAATACGACTGCTCATAAAATCTCTCTCAAGTTAATCACTGACTACTCACTTAAATTTACGTAACTGACGAAAATTTAGCTAATTTATGCCACTTATAATGGACATTCACAAAAGAAATACCCTAAAAATAGGGCTATTCCGTCACACCACTTTCGATTTCATTGGCGACACTTTTGATCAAGCGGCGCATCCACTGGTGGTCTGGATTGGTTTGTAACAACGGGCTCCACGCCATCTTCACTTCAAAAGGTTCGATGGCAAAGGGAGCCGGTTTGATCAATAACTTAGGGTTGTTGCGTTGCAGCTGTGCTGCTTTGGTTGGGATGGTAAGGATCAGGTTTTTCTGTTGCGCGAATAGAATCGCTGACAGGTAGTGTCGAGTAAACACAGTAATGTTTCGGGTTTTACCTATACGCATTAACGCTTCATCAATCCAACCTAATTTCTGCGCTTCACTTGGGTTAATCCCAACCCCCGTACCCATACCGGTTTTGCTCACCCAAATGTGTTGCGCTTTTAAGTAAGAAAGAATATCGAAATTGTCAGCTATCGGATTGTCGCAGCTAAACAAGCAAGAGAAGCCGTCGTGCCAAA
The window above is part of the Vibrio chagasii genome. Proteins encoded here:
- a CDS encoding malate synthase G, giving the protein MSSRIQQGSLNIDSTLYQLVNEQIIPGTGILAEDFWQSFATILKDLAPKNRALLIKREDLQHQIDVWHQERAGQTLDAAEYKQFLQQIGYLVPEGDDFQVTTANVEPEIATQAGPQLVVPIMNARFALNAANARWGSLYDALYGTDVISESDGAEKGGSFNPVRGAKVVSYARGFLDDAAPLNGVSHKDVTKYSISNVSIGNTLTATLDNGEEVTLIDRNQFIGYQGDASAPSCILLKHNNLHIEIQIDPSAPIGSVDAAGIKDVLVEAALTTIMDCEDSVAAVDGEDKALAYRNWLGLMKGDLQESLEKNGKTIVRSLNPDRQYTSVTGGEISLKGRSMLFVRNVGHLMTNPAIIDDEGNEVPEGIMDGMITSLIAMHDLKGNSAYQNSTANSINIVKPKMHGPEEVAFTNELFGRIEDALGLERFTIKVGIMDEERRTSVNLKECIRAAKDRVVFINTGFLDRTGDEIHTSMEAGPFAPKTQLKTMTWIGAYEDQNVDLGLACGLQGKAQIGKGMWPEPDNMAKMMDAKIGHPQAGANTAWVPSPTAATLHALHYHKVSVPSRQKELRERVRANVDDILTIPLLGNQKLTAQDIQNELDNNTQGILGYVVRWIDQGVGCSKVPDINNVGLMEDRATLRISSQHIANWLRHGICDEAQVMKTMKRMAAVVDEQNAGDPSYQNMAPNFENSIAFSAACQLVFEGCAQPSGYTEPVLHAMRLKLKSLK
- a CDS encoding NAD-dependent succinate-semialdehyde dehydrogenase; protein product: MLKINNKQLLSFMVTEADNAVAVTNPATGELIGYAPISTEVELDKAIKRANIAQKEWAKVPAKTRAALLNNWYKLILENKDDLARLMTMEQGKPLAEATGEVVYGASFIEWFAEEAKRTYGDSIPSTAADKRLVTIKQPIGVACAITPWNFPVAMITRKAAPALAAGCSFIVKPSDETPLSAFAVVKLAYQAGIPEDLIQVVLGNSPEQIGELFTSHPLIKKISFTGSTRVGSILMAQAAKGIKRTSMELGGNAPFIVFDDADIDAAVQGAMASKFRNAGQTCVCANRFYIHSKVHDEFVAKFDQAVQQLKVGNGLDEGVNIGPVISERAKQNIQSLIDRAIEQGAQPVTPTQLLDGQFIQPVILKDVKHDMDIVQQEIFGPVAPVMKFDSDEELIEMANDTIYGLASYFYSQNIHRVWKVAEALEYGMVGINDGLISTEVAPFGGVKQSGIGREGAKEGIDEYMDIKYLCFGGN